In Daucus carota subsp. sativus chromosome 4, DH1 v3.0, whole genome shotgun sequence, one DNA window encodes the following:
- the LOC108219364 gene encoding ATP-dependent RNA helicase-like protein DB10, with the protein MADSKSAGIRYAPEDPSLPKPWRGLVDGKTGYIYYWNPETKVTQYQKPSCSQIKPDSPNNSVSESLCSSVQVQQSSQVLNQEIAANDDDDKNGRGSGGRPKFDPGEKNDQGDRKEADQPNIPHDSGGSREGRSSDRVEVLPAVRSGPSAESYRRQHEITVTGDNVPPPFTSFQAIGLPSEILREVLKAGFSHPTPIQAQSWSIAFQSRDIVAIAKTGSGKTLGYLLPAFRHLMRCRNNPQLGPTVLVLSPTRELATQIQDEAVKFGGSSKISSTCLYGGAPKGPQLRDLDRGTHIVVATPGRLNDILQMGRVNLGQISYMVLDEADRMLDMGFEPQIRKIVKEIPARRQTLMYTATWPKEVRKIAADLLVKPVQVNIGNVDELVANKSITQHVEIISSMEKQRRVEQIVRSQEPGSKIIIFCSTKRMCDQLSRNLSHQFGAAAIHGDKNQSERDHVLNQFRTGKSPILVATDVAARGLDVKDIRVVVNYDFPTGIEDYVHRIGRTGRAGSTGVAHTFFNDQDAKHASDLIKILEGANQRVPDEIRDMASRGGFGNSRSRWGSGRGYDSGYGGRDGVARGSERESQDSDKYGSGGYDVDAPGSYHAKSFHQSMIQDLDKQRSRSRSPDKGGYDANTLPGSYQAKSFHESMVSRPEKRSSRSPNGSGSGDRGRSRSRSRSVDRFDSSSQGQERSPTRSFHRAMMERS; encoded by the exons ATGGCTGATTCTAAATCCGCTGGTATACGATATGCCCCAGAAGATCCCTCGCTTCCTAAACCATGGAGAGGCCTGGTTGATGGTAAGACTGGATATATTTACTATTGGAATCCAGAGACCAAGGTTACTCAATATCAGAAGCCTAGCTGTTCACAAATAAAACCAGATTCACCAAATAATAGTGTATCGGAGTCTTTATGCTCATCAGTTCAAGTTCAACAGTCCTCACAAGTACTGAATCAGGAAATCGCTGCCAATGATGATGACGATAAAAATGGTAGAGGCAGCGGTGGTAGACCAAAGTTTGATCCTGGTGAAAAAAATGATCAG GGTGACAGGAAAGAAGCAGACCAACCCAATATCCCACATGATTCAGGTGGTTCACGGGAGGGTAGGTCTTCTGACCGAGTTGAGGTGTTGCCAGCTGTCCGAAGTGGTCCATCTGCTGAGTCTTATCGCCGCCAGCATGAAATAACTGTTACT GGAGACAATGTGCCCCCACCGTTCACATCATTTCAAGCAATTGGCTTACCTTCAGAGATACTCCGAGAG GTACTAAAGGCTGGGTTTTCTCATCCTACTCCTATACAGGCGCAATCATGGTCTATTGCTTTTCAAAGTAGGGACATTGTAGCCATTGCTAAGACTGGTTCAGGGAAAACCTTGGGATACTTGTTACCGGCCTTTAGGCATCTCATGCGATGTCGTAACAATCCTCAGTTGGGTCCCACAGTTTTGGTCTTGTCACCAACAAGGGAATTGGCAACCCAAATTCAAGATGAAGCTGTGAAGTTTGGGGGCTCATCAAAAATATCAAGCACG TGTTTGTACGGAGGAGCACCAAAGGGTCCCCAACTGAGAGACTTAGACAGAGGAACACATATTGTTGTTGCTACTCCAGGCCGTTTGAATGATATCCTGCAGATGGGACGAGTCAACCTAGGCCAGATTTCATACATGGTTCTGGATGAGGCAGATCGGATGCTGGACATGGGGTTTGAGCCACAGATAAGAAAAATTGTAAAAGAGATCCCTGCACGCAGGCAGACCCTCATGTACACTGCTACATGGCCGAAGGAGGTGCGGAAAATTGCAGCTGATTTGTTGGTTAAACCAGTTCAAGTTAACATTGGCAATGTTGATGAACTTGTCGCAAACAAATCTATTACACAG CATGTGGAAATTATTTCATCGATGGAAAAACAAAGAAGGGTAGAGCAGATAGTGAGATCTCAAGAACCAGGCTCTAAAATCATCATATTCTGTTCAACAAAGAGGATGTGTGATCAGCTTTCACGGAATTTAAGTCACCAGTTTGGAGCCGCAGCAATTCACGGAGATAAAAATCAGAGTGAGAGAGACCATGTACTTAACCAGTTCCGCACAGGCAAGTCACCAATTCTTGTTGCCACTGATGTGGCAGCTCGTGGTTTGGACGTCAAGGATATAAG GGTGGTGGTCAACTATGACTTCCCTACAGGAATTGAGGATTATGTTCATAGAATTGGAAGAACAGGCAGAGCTGGTTCCACAGGAGTGGCTCATACATTTTTCAATGATCAGGATGCGAAGCATGCTTCAGACCTTATCAAAATTTTGGAAGGAGCAAATCAACGAGTTCCGGATGAAATCCGAGATATGGCTTCACGTGGTGGATTTGGAAATTCTAGGAGCCGTTGGGGCTCAGGTAGGGGTTATGATTCAGGATATGGAGGAAGGGATGGTGTTGCTCGTGGTTCTGAGAGAGAGTCACAGGATAG TGACAAGTATGGCAGCGGTGGATATGACGTTGATGCTCCAGGCAGCTATCATGCAAAGAGCTTTCACCAAAGCATGATTCAAGATCTGGACAAGCAAAGAAGTCGAAGCAGAAGCCCTGACAAGGGTGGCTATGATGCAAACACTCTTCCTGGAAGCTATCAAGCCAAGAGCTTCCATGAAAGCATGGTTTCTCGTCCAGAGAAGCGAAGTAGTAGAAGCCCTAATGGGAGTGGCTCAGGAGATCGTGGGCGAAGCCGTAGCCGCAGTAGAAGTGTTGACCGTTTTGACAGTTCCTCACAAGGACAAGAGCGCTCTCCAACGCGTAGTTTCCATAGAGCCATGATGGAACGATCTTGA